In Fervidobacterium nodosum Rt17-B1, one genomic interval encodes:
- a CDS encoding flagellin yields MRINHNVNALNSWRNISMTNMDMSKTLERLSSGLRINRAGDDAAGLAISEKMRGQIKGLDMAIKNSQDAISLIQTAEGALTEVHSILQRMRELAVQAASDTNTNVDRNQIQAELDQLREEIDRIARTTEFNTKKLLDGKLEGFRSSADAKVVTGGNINVTVGGYSKTGATEGTYVIEVGQFNGAVTSQLDVKITQIGNNGTVLDSTTVTIGALSAALGNVTIKWQRVFTISDFGGALPTNEVIDSAVIRVEARYTANNQLVFQIGANEGHNMIAGIDDMSAKALGLSTSTLKVTDQNSAEKTIMVVDAAIHRVSTARAALGAVQNRLEHTIANLGVAAENLTAAESRIRDADMAKEMMQFTKQQILLQSSMSMLAQANAQPQQVLQLLR; encoded by the coding sequence ATGAGGATTAACCATAACGTCAACGCTTTGAACAGCTGGAGAAACATATCCATGACCAACATGGACATGAGCAAAACTCTTGAAAGACTTTCATCTGGTTTAAGAATCAACAGAGCTGGAGACGATGCAGCAGGCTTGGCTATCAGTGAAAAGATGAGAGGTCAAATCAAAGGTCTTGACATGGCAATTAAAAACTCACAAGACGCGATATCATTGATTCAAACAGCAGAAGGAGCATTAACAGAAGTACACTCAATACTCCAAAGAATGAGAGAACTAGCCGTACAGGCAGCAAGTGACACAAACACAAACGTTGATAGAAATCAAATACAAGCAGAGCTCGATCAATTAAGGGAAGAAATTGACAGAATAGCAAGAACAACAGAATTCAACACAAAGAAGCTTCTCGACGGTAAACTCGAAGGATTTAGAAGTAGTGCTGATGCTAAAGTCGTTACCGGAGGTAATATTAACGTAACTGTAGGTGGTTATTCAAAAACTGGTGCAACAGAAGGAACATATGTTATAGAGGTTGGACAATTCAATGGTGCTGTTACATCACAGCTTGATGTTAAAATTACCCAAATAGGTAACAATGGTACAGTATTAGATTCAACTACTGTAACAATAGGTGCTCTCTCCGCAGCGCTTGGTAACGTAACAATTAAGTGGCAAAGAGTATTCACCATTTCCGATTTTGGTGGCGCACTTCCAACAAACGAAGTAATAGACAGCGCAGTGATAAGAGTGGAAGCAAGATACACAGCAAACAATCAATTAGTCTTCCAGATCGGTGCAAACGAAGGTCACAACATGATCGCTGGTATCGATGATATGAGTGCGAAAGCTCTTGGTTTATCAACATCAACACTTAAAGTAACAGATCAAAACAGTGCTGAGAAAACAATAATGGTAGTGGATGCGGCAATTCACAGAGTAAGTACAGCAAGGGCAGCTCTCGGTGCTGTTCAGAACAGGCTTGAACACACGATAGCGAACCTTGGAGTGGCAGCAGAAAACTTGACAGCAGCAGAAAGCCGAATAAGAGACGCAGATATGGCAAAAGAAATGATGCAATTCACAAAACAACAGATACTGTTGCAATCGAGTATGTCGATGCTTGCACAAGCAAATGCTCAACCACAACAAGTATTGCAATTGCTCAGATAA
- a CDS encoding N-acetyltransferase: MISKNAKLGNNVILGENVVIEDNVIIGNNVTIGHNVVIRKDTIIGDGCIIGDNTVLGKKPFKASASATTEEKELLPLKIGKYVTIGANCVIYRGAILGDFVFVGDLASIREDVEIGEYTIIGRGVAVENKTKIGKYVKIETNAYITAISTIEDYCFIAPAVTFTNDNFLGRTEERKKYFKGPILRKGARIGANATILPGKEIGEDALIAAGAILTKNAKPGKIYVGSPAKEIKDVPEEQLLKNQSYYKNDK; this comes from the coding sequence ATGATATCAAAAAATGCAAAATTAGGCAACAACGTTATTCTCGGTGAAAACGTAGTAATTGAAGACAATGTAATAATAGGTAATAATGTAACAATAGGTCATAACGTTGTGATAAGAAAAGATACAATAATCGGTGATGGATGTATTATTGGAGATAATACAGTGCTTGGGAAGAAACCATTCAAAGCTTCTGCGTCCGCAACAACTGAAGAAAAAGAACTTCTTCCATTAAAAATTGGAAAATATGTAACGATTGGTGCAAATTGTGTAATTTACAGAGGAGCTATATTAGGTGATTTTGTGTTTGTAGGAGACCTTGCAAGTATACGTGAAGATGTTGAAATAGGCGAATATACAATAATAGGTAGGGGAGTAGCTGTGGAAAATAAAACAAAAATTGGAAAATATGTAAAGATAGAAACAAATGCTTATATAACAGCCATATCAACAATAGAAGATTATTGTTTCATAGCTCCAGCAGTTACGTTCACAAATGATAATTTTTTAGGTAGAACAGAGGAAAGAAAAAAGTACTTCAAAGGACCAATTCTGAGAAAAGGTGCGCGTATAGGTGCAAATGCAACTATACTGCCTGGCAAAGAAATAGGTGAAGATGCTCTAATAGCTGCTGGAGCAATACTAACAAAAAATGCAAAACCTGGAAAAATTTACGTTGGTTCACCTGCAAAAGAAATTAAAGATGTACCAGAAGAACAATTACTTAAGAATCAGTCATATTATAAAAACGATAAATAA